A single Ciona intestinalis unplaced genomic scaffold, KH HT000119.2, whole genome shotgun sequence DNA region contains:
- the LOC100185305 gene encoding cofilin, which produces MGVSSGIKVSECAKAAIQKVSSKSASSVACCLIINDTKDQIIYEENSEIPKSVDQPFEKLMEQLPKDKCRYAGITLNFALEGRDTSKDVLIMWSPDGATTKDKMQYTTSWSKVKDEIKLNHNMEFHDADDQTIDPILRKLGDKDTVTSFQGKPVKISECSNAYEYV; this is translated from the exons ATGGGCGTAAGTTCCGGAATTAAGGTTAGCGAATGCGCCAAGGCCGCGATTCAAAAAGTGTCTAGCAAGAGCGCATCTTCTGTTGCTTGCTGTTTGATCATAAACGATACTAAGGATCAAATTATTTACGAAGAAAATTCTGAGATTCCAAAAAGTGTTGATCAACCATTTGAAAAGTTAATGGAGCAATTGCCTAAGGATAAATGCAG ATACGCGGGAATCACTCTTAATTTTGCTCTGGAGGGCCGCGACACAAGTAAGGATGTCTTGATCATGTGGTCTCCAGATGGCGCTACAACCAAGGATAAGATGCAATATACCACAAGTTGGAGCAAAGTCAAAGATGAGATCAAACTCAATCACAACATGGAGTTCCATGACGCTGATGACCAGACCATCGATCCAATCTTGAGGAAATTGGGCGATAAAGACACCGTCACTTCATTCCAAGGCAAACCAGTGAAGATCTCAGAATGCAGTAACGCATATGAATATGTCTAA
- the LOC100175116 gene encoding uncharacterized protein LOC100175116 isoform X1 has translation MYKFVPIISRNVKVKLHNHTFAQAKRFATSATDPYKVLGIERDATETTVKNAYIRMSKTFHPDRNPGNEEAKQKFINVQNAYRSIMEKFAASFEDIFQGDEKEKAMPYAFTISPLGIENEPQPTFQDRLASFILVGIFIISLMLLFSSKTLDPLYESIGERVREAMKPDKETLVKMIHQRTLREDAEIEKVEKSGEELNQIWDKYKINFSNRKS, from the exons ATGTATAAATTTGTTCCAATTATATCGAGAAATGTGAAGGTTAAACTACATAATCATACATTCGCACAAGCCAAAAGGTTCGCTACCTCAGCTACAGACCCATACAAAGTGCTTGGTATTGAACGAGATGCCACGGAAACAACGGTAAAGAATGCTTACATTCGAATGTCTAAAACTTTTCACCCAGATAGGAATCCTGGCAATGAAGAAGCAAAACAGAAGTTTATAAATGTTCAAAATGCATACAGAAGCATAATGGAGAAGTTTGCAGCTTCTTTTgaag ATATATTTCAAGGTGATGAGAAAGAGAAGGCAATGCCATATGCATTCACCATTTCACCGCTGGGTATTGAAAATGAACCGCAACCTACATTTCAAGATCGCTTGGCTAGTTTTATACTCGTCggaatatttataatttctttaatgttgttgtttagtTCAAAGACCCTCGATCCATTATAT gaATCAATCGGGGAGCGTGTAAGAGAGGCAATGAAACCTGACAAGGAAACTTTAGTTAAAATGATCCACCAACGAACGCTACGTGAAGATGCGGAAATAGAAAAAGTGGAAAAATCTGGAGAAGAATTGAATCAAATTTGggacaaatataaaattaatttttccaATCGTAAAAGCTGA
- the LOC100175116 gene encoding uncharacterized protein LOC100175116 isoform X2: MYKFVPIISRNVKVKLHNHTFAQAKRFATSATDPYKVLGIERDATETTVKNAYIRMSKTFHPDRNPGNEEAKQKFINVQNAYRSIMEKFAASFEGDEKEKAMPYAFTISPLGIENEPQPTFQDRLASFILVGIFIISLMLLFSSKTLDPLYESIGERVREAMKPDKETLVKMIHQRTLREDAEIEKVEKSGEELNQIWDKYKINFSNRKS; the protein is encoded by the exons ATGTATAAATTTGTTCCAATTATATCGAGAAATGTGAAGGTTAAACTACATAATCATACATTCGCACAAGCCAAAAGGTTCGCTACCTCAGCTACAGACCCATACAAAGTGCTTGGTATTGAACGAGATGCCACGGAAACAACGGTAAAGAATGCTTACATTCGAATGTCTAAAACTTTTCACCCAGATAGGAATCCTGGCAATGAAGAAGCAAAACAGAAGTTTATAAATGTTCAAAATGCATACAGAAGCATAATGGAGAAGTTTGCAGCTTCTTTTgaag GTGATGAGAAAGAGAAGGCAATGCCATATGCATTCACCATTTCACCGCTGGGTATTGAAAATGAACCGCAACCTACATTTCAAGATCGCTTGGCTAGTTTTATACTCGTCggaatatttataatttctttaatgttgttgtttagtTCAAAGACCCTCGATCCATTATAT gaATCAATCGGGGAGCGTGTAAGAGAGGCAATGAAACCTGACAAGGAAACTTTAGTTAAAATGATCCACCAACGAACGCTACGTGAAGATGCGGAAATAGAAAAAGTGGAAAAATCTGGAGAAGAATTGAATCAAATTTGggacaaatataaaattaatttttccaATCGTAAAAGCTGA
- the LOC100182945 gene encoding inositol polyphosphate 1-phosphatase-like, producing the protein MAHEVLVSLLTAGLKATRIAQACRERKQLFEILVQEKGKLRNNVADFKTLADVFIQQVAKTELEKKIPSLGERVFGEENNEFTNTLGESIVVEVKPTMEETCNLLAKVLDGNHVAARLLAVEAHSNVEDQIEKIDKETAEKLSMCEVDIDNIAVWIDPIDGTAQYVGGIYKEAKDKHGVHGRGLQCVTVLIGMYNIQTGLPIMGVVCQPFYENVEGSWKSRCFWGVCCNDVRVSNVKSLHEKNVLNRSGDLNCTVITSPHDKQAYRVVASCDGVEHCTGGGAGYKCLCVIEGLVDGYLYTGDACYKWDTCATHAILSSLGGSIVNLTQAQVTAAACRDTTETKFNPQETLKHLQLLYNTPNPHPSSPWANIGGILAFGPSNKSSCCVKHVLMAMEQS; encoded by the exons ATGGCGCATGAGGTGTTAGTCAGTTTGCTAACGGCTGGCCTAAAAGCAACACGTATTGCGCAAGCTTGTCGTGAACGTAAACAGTTGTTTGAAATCTTGGTTCAAGAAAAAGGAAAGTTAAGAAATAATGTCGCCGACTTTAAAACTCTTGCGGatgtttttatacaacaaGTTGCAAAAACAGAGCTGGAAAAAAAG ATTCCTTCACTTGGAGAGCGAGTATTTGGTGAAGAAAACAATGAATTCACGAACACACTGGGCGAGTCGATAGTTGTTGAGGTTAAACCAACCATGGAGGAAACTTGTAATTTATTGGCGAAGGTTTTGGACGGGAACCATGTTGCTGCTAG GTTGTTAGCAGTGGAAGCACATTCTAATGTTGAAGATCAAATTGAAAAGATTGACAAAGAAACAGCTGAGAAACTTTCCATGTGTGAAGTTGATATTGACAATATTGCTGTTTGGATTGACCCCATTG ATGGGACGGCACAATACGTAGGAGGTATATACAAGGAAGCAAAGGACAAACACGGAGTGCATGGTAGAGGTCTACAGTGTGTCACTGTGTTAATAGGGATGTACAATATACAAACTGGGTTGCCAATAATGGGGGTGGTGTGTCAACCTTTTTATGAAAACGTGGAAGG AAGTTGGAAATCGCGTTGTTTCTGGGGTGTATGTTGTAACGATGTTCGTGTTAGTAATGTCAAGTCACTGCATGAG aaaaacgttttaaaccGTAGTGGTGATTTGAACTGTACGGTGATTACCAGCCCCCATGATAAGCAAGCATACAGGGTTGTTGCTTCATGTGATGGTGTTGAACATTGTACTGGTGGTGGGGCAGGCTACAAGTGTTTATGTGTTATTGAGGGATTGGTGGATGGGTACTTGTACACTGGGGATGCGTGTTATAAATGGGACACGTGCGCAACACATGCGATATTGTCGTCATTGGGTGGTTCTATTGTCAACCTTACACAAGCACAAGTAACAGCAG CCGCGTGCAGAGATACTACAGAGACAAAGTTCAACCCACAGGAAACCCTTAAACACCTTCAGTTACTTTATAACACCCCAAACCCCCATCCTAGCTCCCCGTGGGCAAATATTGGTGGCATATTGGCTTTTGGTCCAAGCAATAAGTCATCATGTTGTGTTAAACATGTTCTAATGGCAATGGAACAAtcttga
- the LOC100179034 gene encoding cholinesterase-like yields the protein MQLYVIISHLLCIQVAQVICVEEVQRLVFENFPLPSNNIERNPKPIKTPTQYDTATYPEVTLANGTIIGKDHEESHSFYNIPYAAAPTGPLRFMPPESAEAYPSGTLNASVSNQLACQQIYYECDHGECATNLNEDCLVLDIDVPSAFNLADTKPSNLLPVLFYIHGGFFFADSGTSYLEDGRWLCNATNTVVVTINYRLGALGFLAYKQGGVELGGNQGLKDQQFAMRWVQENIHKFGGDKDKITLFGNSAGAQAIMFHLVSSTSEPLFHQAIMQSNPSVFKYSTTVDSYRVTEYLMEAINCTKNLTCLMETDPTTLVNALGQVRKSALVNAEIFNAIEPYRPVIDGHEFTDQPLQLIQEGKWPEKNFIIGTNTEELYPYVVAIFNNTNIGKVEFEDFNKYMLGKEIGEMVNTKYEQLVSNPSQTTDYTQVLGVELTDMFFTCPSRALARFASNSSRGKEIYLYDNSYPNGGPGCYAVRQNLDGVCGTSFHGSEVVFVFGSGPSFGMTFTDNDTIASSIFQAFWGNFAHNGVPSNGVNDAYGDWPKYQYSASENSLTWVNMRIEVPLPQPEYNYRQDYCDFWDSTGYYANIAGSEGSGEMATTQTTHVSTTSKLPTTTTLEATQSTTTDAARTLCGNLRVLTAAVVAAFAIHLM from the exons ATGCAGCTTTATGTAATAATAAGTCACCTGTTGTGCATACAAGTAGCACAAGTTATTTGTGTGGAGGAAGTTCAGCGGTTGGTCTTCGAGAACTTTCCTCTCCCGAGCAACAACATAGAAAGAAACCCCAAGCCCATAAAGACGCCGACTCAATACGACACAGCTACATATCCTGAAGTAACACTTGCCAACGGCACCATCATAGGGAAAGACCATGAAGAGTCGCATTCGTTTTACAACATTCCGTATGCAGCAGCCCCAACAGGCCCGCTAAG ATTCATGCCTCCAGAGTCAGCAGAGGCTTATCCATCAGGAACGCTTAACGCTTCTGTGTCAAACCAACTTGCGTGCCAGCAGATCTATTACGAGTGCGACCATGGAGAATGCGCAACaaat CTGAACGAAGATTGTCTCGTGTTGGACATAGACGTTCCCTCTGCGTTCAATCTTGCCGATACAAAACCCTCAAACCTTCTgccagttttattttatattcacgGAGGATTTTTCTTCGCCGACTCGGGCACAAGTTACTTGGAAGATGGGCGGTGGCTTTGCAATGCAACGAATACTGTTGTTGTGACCATTAACTATAGATTAG GTGCATTAGGATTCCTTGCATACAAGCAAGGTGGTGTGGAGTTGGGAGGAAACCAGGGATTGAAGGACCAACAGTTTGCTATGAGATGGGTGCAGGAAAACATACATAAGTTTGGTGGGGACAAAGATAAG ATAACACTGTTCGGCAACAGCGCAGGAGCTCAAGCCATTATGTTTCACTTGGTATCAAGTACAAGCGAACCTCTGTTTCACCAAGCTATCATGCAAAGCAACCCGTCggtgtttaaatattccacAACAGTAGATTCATATCGGGTCACTGAGTATTTAATGGAAGCAATCAACTGCACCAAGAACCTTACTTGCCTTAT GGAAACAGACCCAACAACCCTCGTCAATGCTTTGGGACAAGTAAGAAAGTCCGCGCTTGTTAACGCTGAGATCTTCAACGCGATTGAACCATACCGGCCTGTAATAGATGGCCATGAGTTCACGGATCAACCATTGCAGCTTATACAAGAGGGAAAGTGGCCAGAGAAGAACTTTATTATAGGAACAAACACGGAGGAACTTTACCCATACGTGGTTGCAATCTTCAATAATACCAATATAGGAAAAGTGGAGTTTGAA GACTTCAACAAATACATGCTTGGGAAAGAGATTGGGGAAATGGTAAATACGAAGTATGAACAATTGGTCAGCAACCCCTCCCAAACAACCGATTACACACAAGTGCTTGGGGTGGAACTCACCGACATGTTCTTTACGTGCCCATCTAGGGCTCTAGCAAG gtttgCTTCAAACAGTAGCAGGGGAAAGGAAATCTACTTATACGACAACTCGTACCCTAATGGTGGCCCTGGTTGTTATGCTGTACGACAAAACTTAGATGGAGTTTGCGGGACTTCGTTCCATGGATCCGAGGTCGTGTTCGTGTTCGGATCCGGTCCGAGCTTCGG AATGACATTTACCGACAACGACACCATAGCAAGCAGCATCTTCCAAGCGTTTTGGGGCAATTTTGCACATAATGGCGTACCTTCGAACGGGGTGAATGATGCGTATGGTGATTGGCCGAAATACCAATATTCAGCCAGTGAG AACAGCTTAACGTGGGTCAACATGCGCATTGAGGTGCCACTGCCGCAACCAGAGTACAATTATAGACAGGATTATTGCGATTTCTGGGATTCTACAGGGTATTACGCGAATATAGCGGGATCCGAAGGGTCTGGGGAAATGGCCACAACACAAACTACACATGTCTCAACGACAAGTAAACTACCAACGACCACAACACTTGAAGCGACACAATCAACCACCACGGATGCAGCTCGCACACTATGTGGAAACTTACGCGTTTTAACAGCGGCCGTTGTAGCTGCGTTTGCTATTCATTTGATGTAA
- the LOC100177441 gene encoding pyrroline-5-carboxylate reductase 1, mitochondrial-like: MNSKGVSILLKAIDMHIGFIGSGNLALYVAKGLVRSGAIRASQIIASTPETKKATVKEIKQLGVKFTKDNKVTVQESKLLVLAVKPKIIPFVLDELHSFITKDHLVVSFAAGVNIASIEKKLQADAKVMRGMTNTCCAVTEGATVYATGKNATDEDCQVVEQIFGRVGTVEEVEEAHIDAVTGLSGSGPAYAFEAIEALSDGAVKMGLPRGLALRLGAQSLIGAGRMLLDTGKHPGELKDAICSPEGATIYALHHLEKGGFRSLLIDAVEASCCRTRELQVQGSEEETDQESIKRSIREGMHLKDFLEQNGILKRESG; this comes from the exons ATGAattctaaaggtgtctcgaTTTTACTGAAAGCGATCGACATGCACATTGGATTTATTGGCTCGGGCAATCTTGCGTTATACGTGGCTAAAGGCTTGGTTCGATCGG GTGCAATCCGTGCAAGCCAGATCATAGCCAGCACACCAGAAACCAAAAAAGCCAcagttaaagaaataaaa CAACTTGGAGTCAAGTTCACAAAAGATAACAAAGTGACGGTGCAAGAGAGCAAACTGCTCGTTCTCGCAGTAAAGCCAAAGATCATTCCATTTGTGTTAGATGAACTACATTCCTTCATCACTAAAGACCATTTGGTTGTTTCGTTTGCCGCTGGTGTAAATATTGCTTCAATAGAAAAG AAACTTCAAGCAGATGCCAAAGTAATGCGGGGAATGACAAACACATGTTGTGCGGTAACGGAAGGGGCAACTGTGTACGCTACAG GTAAGAACGCAACTGATGAAGATTGTCAGGTTGTTGAACAAATATTTGGACGAGTTGGAACGGTAGAAGAGGTGGAAGAAGCTCATATTGATGCTGTGACTGGTCTCAGTGGGTCAGGACCTGCATAC GCTTTCGAGGCTATTGAAGCACTTTCTGATGGGGCTGTTAAGATGGGACTTCCAAGGGGTTTGGCGTTACGTCTTGGTGCTCAATCACTGATT GGAGCTGGTAGAATGTTACTCGATACAGGCAAACACCCAGGTGAACTTAAAGACGCGATATGCTCCCCTGAAGGGGCCACCATTTATGCTCTCCATCATTTGGAGAAAGGAGGATTCAGAAGTTTGTTGATTGATGCCGTGGAAGCTTCATGTTGTAGAACCAG AGAACTACAGGTTCAAGGATCGGAAGAGGAGACGGACCAAGAGTCCATAAAGAGGAGTATTCGTGAAGGGATGCATCTCAAAGATTTCTTGGAACAAAATGGAATATTGAAACGTGAAAGCGGTTAA